The following is a genomic window from Collimonas fungivorans Ter331.
CTTAGCATTACCTTTACGTAGCTGATGGCCTTTGGGAGCCAGGCGATCAGCTGATGTAGCTTAGCCGGCCAGCTTCGTCGCCACCGAATTCTAAAATCAAGTCTCAGGGTGTTTGAATGAACCGTGCGTTTTTTCCAGTAGTGACATCTTTCTTCGTTGCAGTGCTTGCGTTTTCCTCGGTTGCCCATGCGGCGGATGCGCCGAAGACTCAACCCGCCGGGCCTGCCAAAGCGGATCCAGCCAAGGGCGAAGCACTGTATACCAATGGCGACGCAGCGCGCAACATCACCGCTTGCGTCTCCTGCCACGGAGCGGCAGGCGCCTCGACCATCAGCGCCAACCCGAAATTGGGCGGCCAGCATGCGGCATACATCCACAAGCAATTGACCAATTTCCAGGGCGCCGACCGCAGCAACCCGATCATGTCGCCGCTGGCCAAACTGCTGACCGACGATGAAATGAAAAACATCGCCGCCTACCTGGATGCGCAGCCGGCCAAGCCGGGCGCCGCCAAGGACAAGGATAGTCTGGCGCTGGGCAAGAAAATCTATCGCGGCGGGATTGCCGAAAAGAGCGTTCCGGCCTGCGCCGGCTGCCACAGCCCGAACGGCGCCGGCATTCCGGCCCAGTTCCCGCGCATCGGCGGCCAGCATCAGGACTACACGGTGACCGAGCTGACCAACTTCCGCAGCGGCGCCCGCAAGAACGGCCCGATGATGGCGACGATCGCCAAGCGCATGTCGGATGATGAAATCAAGGCAGTTGCCGATTACATCGCCGGACTGAGATAAGAAAATAATAATAGTTCGCGAATTCAGGGGTGGCCTAGGCCGCCCCTTTTTCTTTTCAAAAAGACAAATTGGCTATGAGCACTAGTAACAACGAAATCAAGGTCGACGAGATAACTACCGCGGGAATCCAGTTGAAAACCAGCCGGCGCTGGCTGGCCGACGCGGTGGAATTATTGTCGTCGATGCGGTTCGCCATCAGCCTGCTGACGATCATCGCGATCGCCTCGGTGATCGGCACGGTTCTCAAGCAGAATGAACCGATGCCGAACTACGTCAACCAGTTCGGTCCGTTCTGGTTCGAGGTGTTCGGCAAGCTGGGTTTGTATGCGGTGTATTCATCCTGGTGGTTCCTGCTGATCATGACCTTCCTGGTGATTTCGACTTCCCTCTGCATCGCGCGCAATGCGCCGAAGATGATCAAAGACGTGCGCAGCTGGCGTGAAAACGTGCGCGAACAGTCGCTGCGCAACTTCCACCACAAGGCGGAATGGACTTCGGCCACGGCGCCGGCCGAACTGGCGCGGCAGCTGGCGGAACGGATTGCCGCCAAAGGCTACAAGACCAAGCTGATGGCGAAAGACAACGCCACCCTGATCAGCGCCAAGCAGGGCGCCGCCAATAAATGGGGCTACATCTTTGCCCACAGCGCGATCGTGATCATCTGCATCGGCGGCCTGCTGGATTCGGACCTGCCGATACGCGCCCAGCAATGGCTGTATGGCAAAACGCCGTTCAACGGCAACGGCATCATCGCCCAGATCCCGGAAGAGCACAGGCTCGGGCTGGGCAATCCCACCTTCCGCGGCAATACCCTGATCCCGGAAGGCTCGGCCAGCAGCACCGCCATCATCCCGCAAAAAGACGGCGTGATGATCCAGGATTTGCCGTTCACCATCCAGCTCAAGAAATTCATCATCGATTTCTACAGCACCGGCATGCCCAAGCTGTTCGCCAGCGAAGTCGTGATCCGGGACAACGCCGACGGCCATACTTTCGCGGCCACCATCAAGGTCAACCAGCCCTTGATCTACAAGGGCATCGCGGTCTACCAGTCGAGCTTCGAAGACGGCGGCAGCAAACTCAAGCTGACCGCCTATCCGATGGCCGGCGCCGGCACAGCCAGCTTCCCGGTGAGCGGCGAAGTCAACGGCACCACGCCGTTAGTCAATAACGGCAATACCGACTATACGATTGAATGGTCTGGTTTCCGTCCGTTTAACGTGGAAAATATGGCGCAGTCGGGTGACGATCTGCGCGCCGTGACCAAGGCCAAGAGCCTCAACCAGCGCCTGGGCGAGGATCTGAGCAGCCACCTTGGCAATGCGGCGAAAAGCGCCAACAAGAAGGATTTGAGGAATGTCGGCCCTAGCGTGCAGTACAAACTGCGCGACAAGACCGGCCAGGCGCGCGAATTCAGCAATTACATGCAGTCGATCAAGGTCGACGATGCCTATGTGTTTCTGGCCGGGGTGCGCGACACGCCGGACGAGCCGTTCCGCTATCTGCGCATCCCCGCCGATGACGAGGACACCGTGCAAGAGTGGATGCGCATGCGGGCAGCGCTGCTGAATCCGGAGCTGCGCCAGGCGGCGGCGCATCGTTATGCCCAGCGCGCGATTCCCGAAAGCCGCGAGGGCATCGCCACCCTGCGCGTCCAGCTGGAGCAATCGGCCACGCGCGGCTTGTCCCTGTTTGCGGGCAACGACAAACAGGCGGGCGGACAGGCAGGATATTTGGCGATTTCCAAGTTCCTGGAGCAGGTGCCGCCGCAGGAGCAAGAGAAAGCCGCGGACATCTTCATGAAGATCCTCAACGGCAGCATGTGGGATTTGTGGCAGGTTGCGCGGGAGAAAGATGGCCTGAAAGAACTACCGGCCGATGAAAAGCACGCCCGCTTCCTGCAGCTGGCTACCAATGCACTGTCGGATGCAAGCTTCTATAATGCGCCTGTATATCTGCAAATGACCGGTTTTGACGAGATCAAGGCCTCGGTGTTCCAGATCACCCGTTCGCCGGGCAAGAAGGTGGTGTACCTGGGCTGCCTGCTGCTGGTGCTGGGCGTGTTCTCGATGCTGTATGTGCGGGAGCGCAGGCTGTGGGTGTGGATCCGTCCGGATAAGGATGCGACGGGGCAGTCGCATGCATTGATGGCGATGAGTTCGCAGCGCAAGACGCTGGATTTCGAAAAAGAATTTGAAGTGTTAAGAACACAATTAAAGCAGTCTGAAGCATAGATGGCTGGTTCAGCAGGATTGCAGGGCAAGGCAGGCAGAGACAAGAGTTCCGTTGCGCCTCCGGCGCAGTAGCGGAACGATATGGAGAAAATGATGGAACTGACGCAAACGTATTCCCCACCCAGCAGCTTTATCAAGCGCCTGTCGGTGCTCGACTGGCTGTTCGCCGTGGCGCTGGTGGCGGCATCGCTGTTCGCCCTGAACCGCTACGGCAGCCATATGGACTACTACGAAAAAGGCGTGCTGCTGCTGGCCGCGCCGACGTTCTCCTGGCTCGGCTGGCACTGGAAGTCGGTGCGCTGGCTGATGGCTTTGCTGGCGCTGCTGTCGTTGTCGGCGATCGCCATGTATGGCGGCGTGCTGGACATGGCCAACCAGAAATTCTTCCTGAAATACATGCTCTCCAGCCAGTCGGCGATCCTGTGGATGAGCACGCTGTTTTTTCTGTCGACCCTGTTCTTCTGGGGCGGCTTGGTCACGCGCTCTGACTTTGGCGCATCGATCGGCTCCAAGCTGTGCTGGGCGGCGGTGGTGATGGGCTTCACCGGCATGCTGGTGCGCTGGTACGAGTCTTACCTGATCGGCGCCGATATCGGCCATATCCCTATCTCCAACCTGTATGAAGTATTCGTGCTGTTCAGTCTGATCACCGCGCTGTTTTACCTGTACTACGAACAGCATTACCGCACCCGGCAGCTGGGCGCGTTCGTGCTGCTGGTGATTTCGGCCGCGGTCGGCTTCCTGCTGTGGTACATGGTGTCGCGCGACGCCGCCGAAATCCAGCCGCTGGTGCCGGCGCTGCAGAGCTGGTGGATGAAGATCCACGTACCGGCCAATTTCATCGGCTACGGCACGTTTGCGCTGTCGGCGATGGTGGCGGTGGCTTACCTGCTGAAATCGCATGGCTACCTGGTTGACCGCCTGCCGGCGCTGGAAGTGCTGGACGACGTCATGTACAAGGCGATCGCGGTCGGCTTCACCTTCTTTACCATCGCCACCATTCTCGGTGCGCTGTGGGCGGCCGAAGCCTGGGGCGGCTACTGGTCTTGGGATCCGAAGGAAACCTGGGCGCTGATCGTCTGGCTCAACTACGCGGCCTGGCTGCACATGCGGCTGATGAAGGGCCTGCGCGGCCAGGTTGCAGCCTGGTGGGCGCTGATCGGCCTGCTGGTGACGACCTTTGCTTTCCTCGGCGTGAACATGTTCCTGTCCGGCCTGCATTCGTACGGAGAACTTTGATCAGATGGCAAAGCAGGAAACCGCAGCTGTAGATTTAGTGATTTTCGATTGCGACGGTACGCTGGTTGACAGCGAGACGGTGGCAACCGAGGTGATGGTGGACTACCTGGCCGAGCTGGACATGCCGCTGTCGGCCGAGGTGGCGCTGGCGCGCTTCAAGGGCGGCCGCATGGCCGATTGCGTGGCCGAGCTGGAGCAGATGTTCGGCCGCTCGCTGCCGGCCGATTTCGCCAAGATCCTGCGCGACCGTATCGCACCGGCGCTGCACCAGCGCCTGCAGCCGATCGAAGGCGCGCTGGAACTGGTGCAATCGCTGAAAGTGCCGTTTTGCATGGCCTCCAACGGGCCGTTGCACCAGATCAAGGTGTCGCTCAGCGTCACCGGCCTCTGGCCTTATTTCGAAGGCCGCATTTTCAGCGCCTACGACGTAGGTTCCTGGAAGCCGGCGCCGGACCTGTTCCTGCATGCCGCCAGGACCATGGGCGTCGAACCTTCGCGCTGCGCCGTAGTGGAAGATAGCCTGCCCGGCGTGCAGGCCGGCGTGGCGGCCGGCATGCAGGTATTCGCCTTGCAGCCGGAGGAGGTCGAAGCGAAGCTGCCGAAACAGGCTAAAGTGATTTGCCGGCTGGCGGAATTGCACGAGCATATCAATATCGCAGGGTAAACCGGGCCGGCAGGTTTCTGGCTTGTCCTTGTAAGGAATCGTCGGCTGGCCCGACTAAGCATTATCAGCCTCAACAATTTTGCCGGAGATGCACATGCCGCTCTATCGTCGCCCCAACGGAATCGATCTTCCGTTTTCTTCTGAAATCACGCCGCGTGAAGTATTTGAATCGCGCCGCAGCTTCATGCGGCAACTTGCCGTGGGCGCGGCGGGCGCGGGCGGATTGCTGGAACTGGCGGCGGGCGAGGCCTGGGCCCAGGCCAGCGGCGCCCAGAAACTGGCGGCGAAGGCCAATCCTGCATATGTGGTGATGGACAAGGCGACGCCTTTCAAGGACGCCACTACCTACAACAATTTCTACGAATTCGGCACCGAAAAAACCGATCCTGCCGAAAATGCCGGGACATTAAAAACACGGCCATGGACCATTGCCATCGAAGGCGAAGTCAAGAAACCGCTGACCCTGGATATCGACAGCTTGCTGAAACTGGCGCCGCTGGAAGAGCGTATCTACCGGCTGCGCTGCGTCGAGGGCTGGTCGATGGTGATTCCCTGGATCGGCTATTCCCTGTCTGCATTGATCAAGAAAGTGGAGCCGACCGGCAACGCCAAGTACGTTGAATTCACAACCCTCGCCGATAACCGCCAGATGCCGGGTTTGCGTGCGCCGGTGCTGGAATGGCCGTATATCGAAGGCTTGCGCATGGATGAAGCCATGCATCCGCTGGCCCTGCTGACCTTCGGCATGTACGGACAGGTATTGCCGAACCAGAACGGCGCGCCGGTGCGCATGGTGCTGCCCTGGAAGTATGGCTTCAAATCGGCCAAGTCGATCGTCAAGATCCGCTTCCTCAAGGAACAGCCGCGCACGGCCTGGAATATCGCCGCCGCGCGCGAGTACGGTTTTTATTCCAACGTCAATCCGGATGTCGATCATCCGCGCTGGTCGCAAGCCACCGAGCGCCGCATCGGCGAAGACGGTTTCTTTACCAAGAAGCGCAAGACCCTGATGTTCAACGGCTACAATGAAGTTGCTCCGCTGTATGCCGGCATGGACTTGAAGAAGTTCTTCTAGAGCGGCACAGAGAGCGAGAGCGCGCAGCATGTTCAATCCGACGCCCAGGCAATTCAAGTTCCTGAAAGCCTTCCTGTTCGCACTGGCCTTGCTGCCGGCGGCGCGGCTGCTGCTGTTCGGCTTTACCGACCGCCTGGGCGCCAATCCTATCGAATTCATCACGCGCAGCAGCGGCGACTGGACGCTCTATTTCCTGTGCCTCACCTTGGCGGTGACGCCGCTGCGGCGTTTCACCAACTGGAACTGGCTCATCAAATTACGGCGTATGCTGGGTCTGTTCTCCTTCTTTTATGCCTGCCTGCATTTCACGACATTCCTCTGGTTCGATCATTTCTTCGACGTCGGCGAGATGCTCAAGGACGTCGTCAAGCGCCCGTTCATTACCGTCGGCTTCATTGCTTTCGTGCTGCTCATACCACTGGCGCTGACCAGCACCAACGGCATGATCCGCCGCCTCGGAGGCAAACGCTGGCAGTGGCTGCACCGCAGCCTGTATGCGATTTCCATGCTGGGCATCTTGCATTTCTGGTGGATGCGCGCCGGCAAGCATAATTTCGAAAAGCCGATTGTGTTCGGCACTATCGTCGCCTTGCTGCTGCTGGTGCGGGTGTACTTCGCATTACGTAGCCGCAGCAGCCAGCAGACCTCGGCTCAGAAGCGCCAGGTAACGCCTACCCCGACCTGACGCTGGATCTG
Proteins encoded in this region:
- a CDS encoding cytochrome c biogenesis protein ResB, with translation MSTSNNEIKVDEITTAGIQLKTSRRWLADAVELLSSMRFAISLLTIIAIASVIGTVLKQNEPMPNYVNQFGPFWFEVFGKLGLYAVYSSWWFLLIMTFLVISTSLCIARNAPKMIKDVRSWRENVREQSLRNFHHKAEWTSATAPAELARQLAERIAAKGYKTKLMAKDNATLISAKQGAANKWGYIFAHSAIVIICIGGLLDSDLPIRAQQWLYGKTPFNGNGIIAQIPEEHRLGLGNPTFRGNTLIPEGSASSTAIIPQKDGVMIQDLPFTIQLKKFIIDFYSTGMPKLFASEVVIRDNADGHTFAATIKVNQPLIYKGIAVYQSSFEDGGSKLKLTAYPMAGAGTASFPVSGEVNGTTPLVNNGNTDYTIEWSGFRPFNVENMAQSGDDLRAVTKAKSLNQRLGEDLSSHLGNAAKSANKKDLRNVGPSVQYKLRDKTGQAREFSNYMQSIKVDDAYVFLAGVRDTPDEPFRYLRIPADDEDTVQEWMRMRAALLNPELRQAAAHRYAQRAIPESREGIATLRVQLEQSATRGLSLFAGNDKQAGGQAGYLAISKFLEQVPPQEQEKAADIFMKILNGSMWDLWQVAREKDGLKELPADEKHARFLQLATNALSDASFYNAPVYLQMTGFDEIKASVFQITRSPGKKVVYLGCLLLVLGVFSMLYVRERRLWVWIRPDKDATGQSHALMAMSSQRKTLDFEKEFEVLRTQLKQSEA
- a CDS encoding c-type cytochrome; protein product: MNRAFFPVVTSFFVAVLAFSSVAHAADAPKTQPAGPAKADPAKGEALYTNGDAARNITACVSCHGAAGASTISANPKLGGQHAAYIHKQLTNFQGADRSNPIMSPLAKLLTDDEMKNIAAYLDAQPAKPGAAKDKDSLALGKKIYRGGIAEKSVPACAGCHSPNGAGIPAQFPRIGGQHQDYTVTELTNFRSGARKNGPMMATIAKRMSDDEIKAVADYIAGLR
- the msrP gene encoding protein-methionine-sulfoxide reductase catalytic subunit MsrP, with the translated sequence MPLYRRPNGIDLPFSSEITPREVFESRRSFMRQLAVGAAGAGGLLELAAGEAWAQASGAQKLAAKANPAYVVMDKATPFKDATTYNNFYEFGTEKTDPAENAGTLKTRPWTIAIEGEVKKPLTLDIDSLLKLAPLEERIYRLRCVEGWSMVIPWIGYSLSALIKKVEPTGNAKYVEFTTLADNRQMPGLRAPVLEWPYIEGLRMDEAMHPLALLTFGMYGQVLPNQNGAPVRMVLPWKYGFKSAKSIVKIRFLKEQPRTAWNIAAAREYGFYSNVNPDVDHPRWSQATERRIGEDGFFTKKRKTLMFNGYNEVAPLYAGMDLKKFF
- a CDS encoding HAD family hydrolase, which codes for MAKQETAAVDLVIFDCDGTLVDSETVATEVMVDYLAELDMPLSAEVALARFKGGRMADCVAELEQMFGRSLPADFAKILRDRIAPALHQRLQPIEGALELVQSLKVPFCMASNGPLHQIKVSLSVTGLWPYFEGRIFSAYDVGSWKPAPDLFLHAARTMGVEPSRCAVVEDSLPGVQAGVAAGMQVFALQPEEVEAKLPKQAKVICRLAELHEHINIAG
- a CDS encoding sulfite oxidase heme-binding subunit YedZ → MFNPTPRQFKFLKAFLFALALLPAARLLLFGFTDRLGANPIEFITRSSGDWTLYFLCLTLAVTPLRRFTNWNWLIKLRRMLGLFSFFYACLHFTTFLWFDHFFDVGEMLKDVVKRPFITVGFIAFVLLIPLALTSTNGMIRRLGGKRWQWLHRSLYAISMLGILHFWWMRAGKHNFEKPIVFGTIVALLLLVRVYFALRSRSSQQTSAQKRQVTPTPT
- the ccsB gene encoding c-type cytochrome biogenesis protein CcsB produces the protein MELTQTYSPPSSFIKRLSVLDWLFAVALVAASLFALNRYGSHMDYYEKGVLLLAAPTFSWLGWHWKSVRWLMALLALLSLSAIAMYGGVLDMANQKFFLKYMLSSQSAILWMSTLFFLSTLFFWGGLVTRSDFGASIGSKLCWAAVVMGFTGMLVRWYESYLIGADIGHIPISNLYEVFVLFSLITALFYLYYEQHYRTRQLGAFVLLVISAAVGFLLWYMVSRDAAEIQPLVPALQSWWMKIHVPANFIGYGTFALSAMVAVAYLLKSHGYLVDRLPALEVLDDVMYKAIAVGFTFFTIATILGALWAAEAWGGYWSWDPKETWALIVWLNYAAWLHMRLMKGLRGQVAAWWALIGLLVTTFAFLGVNMFLSGLHSYGEL